One genomic region from Cryptosporangium aurantiacum encodes:
- a CDS encoding tyrosine-type recombinase/integrase, whose product MTGQGVVFKYCTCDEGRVGQRRSRRCPRLAERGHGLWAFDTRMPDLTGRRRQVRRSGFRSKSAACRVRDELLAQTPELRAGAVWTLEQWLKHWISTRTSIRPTTARSYQSHITLYLLPHLGHYRLGQVTARQLTEAFAVLAQQHNRYGEPLAGSTLHRVKATLRAAFNAAIREGLVTDNPARRIELAPARRPHAVVWTEPRVQTWRRTGEREPVTVWTAEQLATFLQNTNTDRLHALWHLIALRGLRRGEAAGLRWCDVDLDTRQLVISQQRVEVTGAILVGPPKSAASRRTVALDPHTVAVLRAHAQRQRFERRAADEDWTDTGYVFTKIDGLPLRPSYVTNRFRLLRRNLGLPPVRLHDLRHGAASLAHCAGADLKLIQDQLGHASIVLTADTYTTVLPPAQHNAAAATAALVLDAARRVRGDITRKSRAERRRANRITARRKPCLINLNPQVSGLALNLSKQATSRRGRATGEQPLSA is encoded by the coding sequence ATGACGGGTCAGGGCGTGGTGTTCAAGTACTGCACCTGCGACGAGGGACGGGTCGGGCAGCGCCGGAGCCGGCGTTGTCCACGGCTGGCCGAGCGCGGGCATGGTCTCTGGGCGTTCGACACTCGGATGCCCGACCTCACGGGCCGACGCCGGCAGGTCCGCCGGAGTGGGTTCCGATCGAAGTCTGCGGCCTGCCGAGTTCGCGATGAGCTCCTGGCTCAAACACCGGAACTCCGTGCAGGCGCCGTCTGGACTCTCGAGCAGTGGCTCAAGCACTGGATCAGCACCCGGACCTCGATCCGGCCGACCACTGCACGCAGCTACCAGAGCCACATCACCCTGTATCTGCTGCCGCATCTCGGCCACTACCGGCTCGGGCAGGTCACCGCCCGGCAGCTCACCGAGGCCTTCGCCGTCCTCGCGCAGCAGCACAACCGGTACGGCGAACCGCTCGCCGGCTCCACCCTGCACCGGGTGAAGGCCACGCTCCGGGCGGCGTTCAACGCCGCGATCCGCGAAGGCCTCGTCACCGACAACCCCGCCCGACGTATCGAACTCGCCCCGGCCCGGCGTCCGCATGCGGTGGTCTGGACCGAACCCCGCGTCCAGACCTGGCGACGCACCGGAGAACGCGAACCGGTCACCGTCTGGACCGCCGAGCAACTCGCCACGTTCCTCCAGAACACCAACACCGACCGGTTGCACGCCCTCTGGCACCTGATCGCGCTCCGCGGGCTCCGCCGGGGTGAAGCCGCTGGCCTACGGTGGTGCGACGTCGACCTCGACACCCGCCAGCTGGTCATCTCGCAGCAGCGCGTCGAAGTAACCGGCGCGATCCTCGTCGGGCCACCCAAGAGCGCGGCCAGCCGCCGCACGGTCGCGCTCGATCCGCACACCGTCGCGGTTCTGCGCGCCCACGCCCAGCGGCAGCGCTTCGAACGCCGCGCCGCCGACGAGGATTGGACCGACACCGGGTACGTCTTCACCAAGATCGATGGCCTGCCGCTGCGGCCGAGCTACGTCACCAATCGGTTCCGGCTCCTGCGCAGGAACCTCGGGCTGCCGCCGGTCCGGCTGCACGATCTCCGTCACGGCGCCGCGAGCCTGGCCCACTGCGCCGGCGCGGACTTGAAGCTGATCCAGGACCAGCTCGGGCACGCCAGCATCGTGCTGACCGCCGACACCTACACCACCGTCCTCCCACCGGCCCAGCACAATGCCGCCGCGGCCACCGCCGCTCTCGTCCTGGACGCCGCGCGCCGCGTCCGCGGTGACATCACGCGAAAGAGTCGCGCCGAACGGCGCCGCGCAAACCGCATCACCGCACGCAGAAAACCGTGCCTGATCAACCTGAACCCGCAGGTCAGCGGCTTGGCGCTCAACCTCAGTAAGCAAGCAACGTCGCGGCGGGGACGAGCAACCGGCGAGCAACCACTGTCCGCATAG
- a CDS encoding polysaccharide deacetylase family protein yields the protein MTRRIQTALLGLSVVLALVLVTGGSTAAAGERTVAAAPRAVTVAQPKPILVPTSTPYRRTGSNAVALTFDDGPDPRWTPQVLSLLRKHKVKATFCLIGANVKAHPDLVRKIVADGHALCNHTMGHDLNLRKKSRAAIEADLRATSALIKRVSGGVTPKYFRAPGGNWSGVVVSVARNLGMASIGWAVDPRDWAKPPATTIVSRVRAGVAPGVIVLMHDGGGDRSRTVAALKILLPGLTSKYRLTRL from the coding sequence ATGACGCGACGGATCCAGACGGCGCTGCTCGGGCTCAGCGTGGTGCTCGCACTGGTGCTGGTGACCGGAGGCTCGACGGCGGCGGCCGGCGAGCGGACGGTGGCTGCGGCGCCCCGGGCCGTGACGGTGGCCCAGCCGAAGCCGATTCTGGTCCCCACGTCGACGCCGTACCGGCGCACCGGCAGCAACGCGGTGGCGCTGACGTTCGACGACGGGCCCGACCCGCGCTGGACGCCGCAGGTGCTCTCGCTGTTACGCAAGCACAAGGTCAAGGCGACGTTCTGCTTGATCGGCGCCAACGTGAAGGCCCACCCCGACCTGGTCCGCAAGATTGTCGCGGACGGTCACGCACTGTGTAACCACACGATGGGCCACGACCTGAACCTCCGGAAGAAGTCGCGGGCCGCGATCGAGGCTGACCTGCGCGCGACCAGCGCATTGATCAAGCGGGTGAGCGGCGGAGTCACCCCGAAGTACTTCCGGGCACCGGGTGGCAACTGGTCCGGCGTGGTGGTGTCGGTGGCGCGCAACCTGGGGATGGCGTCGATCGGCTGGGCCGTGGATCCGCGTGACTGGGCGAAGCCGCCGGCGACCACGATCGTGTCGCGAGTGCGGGCCGGGGTTGCCCCGGGAGTGATCGTGCTCATGCACGACGGGGGCGGAGATCGGTCCCGGACGGTGGCCGCACTGAAGATCCTGCTGCCCGGGCTGACCTCCAAGTACCGACTGACAAGGCTCTGA